In one Halictus rubicundus isolate RS-2024b chromosome 14, iyHalRubi1_principal, whole genome shotgun sequence genomic region, the following are encoded:
- the LOC143360948 gene encoding methionyl-tRNA formyltransferase, mitochondrial isoform X1, with amino-acid sequence MSISNVRTLRSKQFICSFKKLRKVLTFNVKREVHINCHAFNKESDQLPNSGPWNVLFFGTNGFAAESLKTLYNKYDSKIVQCLEVVTLKTAKENAVINIAKEKELTIHYWPLDKAIYNFHIGIVVSFGHLIPSKIINSFPLGMLNVHGSLLPRWRGAAPIIYSLMNGDDQTGVTIMRIKPKKFDIGEIILQKEVNIGEHETLPQLHSKLAKLGAYLLEKTFEDLPGALRSAKPQNEANATYAPKITSKIAIVKWDEMSATNIYNLHRALVGLYPLSTRLGNKTVKLYDVMITHKSIAKKFIEKPPGMVTYDKVSNELIIKCKGAGCISVKRISVQGKSVMTAGDFNNGYIIGKNETYILFS; translated from the exons ATGTCGATTTCTAATGTAAGAACACTTAGATCGAAACAATTCATATGCTCGttcaagaaattaagaaaagtATTAACATTCAACGTTAAAAGAGAAGTACATATTAATTGTCATGCTTTTAATAAAGAGTCTGATCAATTACCGAATAGTGGCCCATGGAACGTATTATTTTTTGGCACGAACGGATTTGCAGCAGAGAGTTTAAAGACCTTATATAACAAATA TGATTCTAAGATTGTGCAATGTTTGGAGGTAGTTACACTGAAAACGGCAAAAGAGAATGCAGTTATAAATatcgcaaaagaaaaagaacttACTATACACTATTGGCCACTTGATAAAGCTATATACAACTTCCACATTGGAATAGTTGTTTCGTTTGGTCATCTGATTCCTTCCAAGATTATAAATTCTTTCCCACT TGGTATGCTAAATGTTCATGGTAGCTTATTACCAAGATGGAGAGGAGCAGCACCGATAATTTATTCATTAATGAATGGCGATGATCAAACAGGCGTAACGATAATGAGGATAAAGCCAAAGAA GTTCGATATAGGGGAAATAATTCTGCAGAAAGAAGTTAATATAGGCGAGCATGAAACACTACCTCAGTTGCATAGTAAATTAGCAAAACTCGGAGCATATCTATTAGAAAAGACTTTTGAAGATCTACCAGGAGCATTACGATCTGCAAAACCCCAAAACGAAGCCAATGCAACATACG CACCGAAAATAACATCAAAGATAGCTATTGTCAAATGGGATGAAATGTCTGcaacaaatatttataatttacaccGTGCTCTCGTAGGATTATATCCATTAAGTACAAGATTAGGAAATAAGACAGTAAAATTATATGATGTGATGATCACTCATAAATCAATTGctaaaaaatttatagaaaaacCACCAG GAATGGTAACATATGATAAAGTAAGTAATGAATTAATTATAAAGTGTAAAGGAGCAGGTTGCATTTCTGTAAAACGCATAAGTGTTCAAGGTAAATCCGTAATGACTGCAGGTGACTTCAACAATGGTTACATAATTGGTAAAAATGAAACgtacattttgttttcttga
- the LOC143360948 gene encoding methionyl-tRNA formyltransferase, mitochondrial isoform X2 — MSISNVRTLRSKQFICSFKKLRKVLTFNVKREVHINCHAFNKESDQLPNSGPWNVLFFGTNGFAAESLKTLYNKYDSKIVQCLEVVTLKTAKENAVINIAKEKELTIHYWPLDKAIYNFHIGIVVSFGHLIPSKIINSFPLGMLNVHGSLLPRWRGAAPIIYSLMNGDDQTGVTIMRIKPKKFDIGEIILQKEVNIGEHETLPQLHSKLAKLGAYLLEKTFEDLPGALRSAKPQNEANATYGLYPLSTRLGNKTVKLYDVMITHKSIAKKFIEKPPGMVTYDKVSNELIIKCKGAGCISVKRISVQGKSVMTAGDFNNGYIIGKNETYILFS; from the exons ATGTCGATTTCTAATGTAAGAACACTTAGATCGAAACAATTCATATGCTCGttcaagaaattaagaaaagtATTAACATTCAACGTTAAAAGAGAAGTACATATTAATTGTCATGCTTTTAATAAAGAGTCTGATCAATTACCGAATAGTGGCCCATGGAACGTATTATTTTTTGGCACGAACGGATTTGCAGCAGAGAGTTTAAAGACCTTATATAACAAATA TGATTCTAAGATTGTGCAATGTTTGGAGGTAGTTACACTGAAAACGGCAAAAGAGAATGCAGTTATAAATatcgcaaaagaaaaagaacttACTATACACTATTGGCCACTTGATAAAGCTATATACAACTTCCACATTGGAATAGTTGTTTCGTTTGGTCATCTGATTCCTTCCAAGATTATAAATTCTTTCCCACT TGGTATGCTAAATGTTCATGGTAGCTTATTACCAAGATGGAGAGGAGCAGCACCGATAATTTATTCATTAATGAATGGCGATGATCAAACAGGCGTAACGATAATGAGGATAAAGCCAAAGAA GTTCGATATAGGGGAAATAATTCTGCAGAAAGAAGTTAATATAGGCGAGCATGAAACACTACCTCAGTTGCATAGTAAATTAGCAAAACTCGGAGCATATCTATTAGAAAAGACTTTTGAAGATCTACCAGGAGCATTACGATCTGCAAAACCCCAAAACGAAGCCAATGCAACATACG GATTATATCCATTAAGTACAAGATTAGGAAATAAGACAGTAAAATTATATGATGTGATGATCACTCATAAATCAATTGctaaaaaatttatagaaaaacCACCAG GAATGGTAACATATGATAAAGTAAGTAATGAATTAATTATAAAGTGTAAAGGAGCAGGTTGCATTTCTGTAAAACGCATAAGTGTTCAAGGTAAATCCGTAATGACTGCAGGTGACTTCAACAATGGTTACATAATTGGTAAAAATGAAACgtacattttgttttcttga